The Candidatus Zixiibacteriota bacterium genome window below encodes:
- a CDS encoding T9SS C-terminal target domain-containing protein yields the protein MKRKLLALLLTMLPTLAFGQLSDNGKPVKLVTDADISANRTFFNDTVYNLSGFVYVESGLTLTIEPGTIIKGNPGQ from the coding sequence ATGAAACGTAAATTACTCGCCCTTTTGCTGACTATGCTGCCGACTTTGGCGTTTGGCCAATTGTCGGATAACGGCAAGCCAGTGAAACTGGTCACCGATGCTGATATTTCAGCAAACAGAACATTCTTTAATGACACAGTCTATAACCTTTCAGGTTTTGTCTATGTCGAGTCCGGTCTCACACTCACTATCGAGCCCGGCACAATCATCAAAGGCAATCCCGGCCAG
- a CDS encoding TonB-dependent receptor, protein MPKLLCLLTSLLILCAANICAQQASAKTGKIVGQLTDAITGEALVGVSVAVEGTKLGAVSDLDGNYTIRAVPVGTYVVRASSVGYSPVSIQEVTVVEGQNFRINISLETQMTDAKEIIVKAKAVTNTESALLKHRQAAKVVSDAISSEAIIKSGSSDAAEAMTKVVGATVVDGKFAYVRGLGERYSNTQLNGALLPSPDPDKQAVPMDMILSGLLDNIVVTKTFSPDKAGNFSGGSIDMRTKDFPETQIISVTTSAGHNNQSSSNGLFLSSTNGNSTVPTMWNTEVAQGLGNDALGFTTDANRAHLIDNLSNSFIKNMKQERKSGPIDRSYGISYGNSIPFIGRTLGVNASFNYKMANRFYDDGIEGRFINPSGASEELVLQHYLHDTKSSEEELYGGLANLAYSMHTNHKLGISYVTNRAKEHETRFLEGGYPNSFNINSPSPLDTLIARLEARVIEQKETTMNSLQFKGEHALSLGAPIRAKWQASFSRSELDVPDLRFFNHQVIYYEERENQETGEVELVKLENPDYSVDPSSIDILPTRFFRNIQENNDEFVLDFSAPLSKAITLKTGAAYLEKERMHDERVFRYKSSVPFTGVPQEYVAELGYDSVNIGTAASPVWQYRFNRWIVEATTDHARYNGFQRITGYYGLFDLTPFQKLNITAGARYEQTEMFVENGFASDNAEYKSGKIDVTDLLPSVNLVYNLSSTMNLRSAYGKTLARPTIREFAPYGSEDFGGSGKVFSGNKDLERTLIDNYDLRWEWFVRSGEIVAISGFYKSFENPIELAILGTNANQVQPINVDKGTLYGAEFEIRKKLDFVAPQLKYFDIGANLTLVDSKVDIPQSELLYLRQYDPKAEDTRPMYNQSPYVVNVSAGYENPVIGTTMTIQFNRIGERFAVNSAGGTPDVYENPRSIFDLIVSQRIFAGFSIKATGKNLTDSRALFTYKVPENEYIYRSTGTGRTLSLGLSFKFE, encoded by the coding sequence CGGCACATATGTCGTACGGGCATCTTCGGTCGGATATTCTCCGGTCTCGATCCAGGAAGTAACGGTTGTGGAGGGCCAGAATTTTCGGATTAATATCTCGCTTGAGACCCAAATGACCGACGCCAAGGAGATAATTGTCAAAGCAAAAGCAGTCACAAATACTGAATCCGCTTTGTTAAAACACCGCCAAGCCGCAAAAGTAGTCAGCGATGCCATAAGCTCTGAAGCGATAATAAAATCGGGAAGCAGCGACGCCGCCGAAGCAATGACGAAAGTCGTCGGCGCGACTGTAGTGGACGGAAAATTCGCCTACGTGCGGGGACTTGGCGAACGCTACAGCAACACTCAGCTCAATGGCGCGCTTTTACCCTCCCCTGATCCTGACAAACAGGCTGTCCCGATGGATATGATTTTGTCCGGCTTGCTTGATAACATTGTCGTTACAAAGACCTTTTCACCAGATAAGGCGGGAAATTTCTCTGGCGGAAGTATCGATATGCGAACCAAGGATTTCCCTGAGACGCAGATTATTTCAGTAACAACATCGGCCGGCCATAATAACCAATCCAGCTCGAATGGTCTCTTTCTTTCGTCTACCAATGGCAACTCGACTGTTCCGACCATGTGGAACACCGAGGTCGCGCAAGGTCTTGGAAATGACGCGCTCGGTTTCACGACTGACGCAAATCGCGCCCATCTGATTGACAATCTCTCGAATTCTTTTATCAAGAATATGAAGCAGGAGAGAAAAAGCGGTCCGATTGACCGCTCCTATGGCATCTCCTATGGCAATTCGATTCCTTTTATCGGCCGCACACTTGGAGTCAATGCCTCATTCAATTATAAAATGGCTAACCGCTTCTATGATGACGGGATTGAAGGACGATTCATCAACCCTTCCGGTGCAAGTGAAGAGCTTGTCTTACAGCATTATCTGCATGATACCAAAAGCTCTGAAGAAGAACTCTATGGCGGTTTGGCCAATCTGGCTTACAGCATGCACACCAATCACAAGCTGGGTATTTCGTACGTAACAAACCGGGCCAAAGAACATGAGACTCGTTTTCTTGAAGGCGGCTATCCGAACTCCTTCAACATCAATTCCCCGTCGCCGCTTGACACGCTCATTGCCCGCCTCGAGGCTCGCGTTATCGAACAGAAAGAGACCACAATGAATAGTCTCCAGTTCAAAGGCGAACATGCGCTGAGTCTCGGCGCTCCAATTCGAGCCAAGTGGCAGGCAAGTTTTTCCCGAAGTGAATTAGATGTGCCCGATCTCCGCTTCTTCAACCACCAAGTCATTTATTATGAAGAACGCGAGAATCAGGAAACAGGCGAAGTCGAACTTGTTAAGCTGGAGAATCCTGATTACTCAGTCGATCCGTCAAGTATCGATATCCTACCCACTCGCTTCTTTAGAAATATCCAAGAAAACAACGATGAGTTTGTTCTCGATTTCTCTGCTCCGCTGAGCAAAGCAATCACATTGAAAACCGGAGCCGCATACCTTGAAAAAGAACGCATGCACGACGAACGGGTTTTCAGGTACAAAAGTTCGGTTCCTTTCACCGGCGTTCCGCAAGAGTACGTCGCTGAACTCGGGTACGATTCAGTTAACATCGGCACTGCCGCCAGCCCGGTTTGGCAGTATCGTTTCAATCGATGGATAGTCGAAGCCACGACCGATCATGCTCGGTATAACGGTTTTCAACGCATTACCGGCTACTACGGATTATTTGATCTTACGCCGTTTCAGAAACTGAATATTACCGCAGGCGCAAGATACGAACAAACAGAAATGTTTGTTGAAAACGGATTCGCAAGCGATAATGCCGAATACAAGAGCGGCAAGATCGATGTTACAGATCTTCTCCCCTCAGTGAATCTCGTCTACAATCTCAGCTCAACAATGAATTTACGCTCCGCCTATGGTAAAACGCTTGCCCGACCGACTATCCGTGAATTCGCGCCGTACGGAAGCGAAGATTTCGGCGGTTCGGGGAAAGTCTTTTCTGGGAACAAGGACCTCGAACGCACCTTGATTGACAATTACGACCTTCGCTGGGAATGGTTTGTTCGGTCAGGCGAAATTGTGGCCATCAGCGGTTTTTACAAGAGCTTCGAGAACCCGATCGAACTTGCAATTTTAGGAACGAACGCCAATCAAGTGCAGCCTATCAATGTTGACAAAGGCACACTATATGGGGCCGAGTTCGAAATTCGCAAGAAGCTTGACTTTGTTGCTCCGCAGTTGAAATATTTCGACATTGGCGCAAATCTGACTTTGGTCGACTCAAAAGTCGATATTCCTCAATCCGAGCTTCTGTATCTTCGCCAGTATGATCCTAAAGCCGAAGATACCCGGCCCATGTACAATCAGTCTCCCTATGTCGTGAATGTGAGCGCGGGTTATGAGAATCCTGTAATCGGCACCACGATGACGATTCAATTCAATCGTATTGGCGAGCGCTTCGCGGTCAATTCGGCCGGCGGCACACCCGATGTGTATGAGAATCCCCGTTCGATATTTGACCTTATTGTCTCACAGCGAATCTTCGCCGGCTTTTCTATCAAAGCCACCGGGAAGAACCTCACGGATTCCCGCGCCTTATTTACTTACAAAGTTCCTGAAAATGAATACATCTATCGCTCGACCGGAACCGGGCGCACCCTCTCGCTTGGACTCTCTTTCAAGTTTGAATAG